A portion of the Oncorhynchus gorbuscha isolate QuinsamMale2020 ecotype Even-year linkage group LG19, OgorEven_v1.0, whole genome shotgun sequence genome contains these proteins:
- the LOC124006135 gene encoding E3 ubiquitin-protein ligase rnf146-like, producing MASCGEVDHTVSLLPSSKKGSGDSACSVSSGSSPALSVPECAICLQSCVHPVQLPCRHVFCFLCVKGASWQSKRCALCRQEVPEDFLEHPTLLSPEELKTGGWGATEDNAWYYEGRNGWWQYDERTSRELEDAFSKGKKTAEMLIAGFLYVADLENMVQYRRNEHGRRRKIKRDIVDIPKKGVAGLRLDTEGGTQGSSAAGRGNSADGADTSAAAVQQAATSPATSTVLSAPARPPTSLGGQPGSPTSPSLEDTLALLHISPTDAPERAEVGEGEEGEEEATATPSMSSGPNTSVDGSGDWSDDEGDGEAVDHREQRLRLGESPEDRSPPGAEASSSSSVRSRRPDGQCTEV from the coding sequence ATGGCTAGCTGTGGTGAGGTTGACCACACTGTGAGCTTGCTCCCATCCAGTAAGAAGGGGAGTGGTGACTCTGCCTGCTCTGTTTCCAGTGGCTCATCACCTGCCCTGTCTGTCCCAGAATGTGCCATTTGCCTGCAGAGCTGTGTCCACCCTGTACAGCTACCCTGCCGCCATGTCTTCTGCTTCCTGTGTGTGAAAGGGGCGTCCTGGCAGAGCAAGCGCTGTGCTCTCTGTAGACAGGAGGTTCCCGAGGACTTCCTGGAGCACCCCACTCTGCTGTCCCCCGAAGAGCTTAAGACCGGAGGGTGGGGTGCCACAGAGGACAATGCCTGGTACTATGAGGGGAGGAATGGCTGGTGGCAGTATGACGAAAGGACCAGTCGTGAGCTGGAGGACGCTTTCTCCAAGGGCAAGAAGACGGCTGAAATGCTGATAGCCGGGTTCCTGTACGTGGCCGACCTGGAGAACATGGTGCAGTACCGGCGCAATGAGCACGGCCGCCGCCGCAAGATAAAACGGGACATTGTGGACATCCCCAAGAAAGGGGTGGCGGGCCTCCGTCTGGACACCGAGGGTGGCACGCAGGGGTCCTCTGCGGCAGGGAGAGGGAACTCTGCAGACGGGGCTGATACTTCAGCAGCCGCAGTGCAGCAGGCTGCAACATCTCCAGCTACCTCCACAGTCCTGTCTGCTCCTGCCAGGCCTCCCACCTCTCTGGGGGGCCAGCCTGGCAGCCCGACCAGCCCCTCCCTTGAGGACACCCTGGCCCTGCTCCACATCAGTCCCACAGATGCACCAGAGAGGGCTGAggttggggagggagaggagggggaagaagaggccACTGCTACACCCTCCATGTCATCTGGTCCTAACACCTCTGTGGATGGTTCTGGGGACTGGAGCGACGATGAGGGTGATGGGGAGGCAGTGGATCACCGGGAGCAGAGACTGCGTTTGGGGGAGAGCCCAGAGGACAGGTCCCCCCCTGGGGCTGAGGCCTCCAGCAGCAGTAGTGTGAGGTCGCGAAGGCCTGACGGCCAGTGTACTGAAGTGTGA